The following proteins come from a genomic window of Dreissena polymorpha isolate Duluth1 chromosome 1, UMN_Dpol_1.0, whole genome shotgun sequence:
- the LOC127845465 gene encoding uncharacterized protein LOC127845465, whose product MSSVENDVLDLSDVNGDSEFSGFESGDIVDTPYVASMVEVSTVTTKEKRGKSPVKGKKKVKSVVKKASKPVSRNQTPTNKSKKLPLSSIDINQLSKEDIVKLRQKLGIPDVDPHYYDTFDEYSYQEVDRPNLHVQINSEDVSDTETPGPSRSKNIEEELFGSVTSEDENWQPPKLKALETDKPIAKSLAKLINVACTSQCDIEEIAKKYKIPENVDMAGPPLVNPEIWKILDKRVHTQDRGLAEIQNIVATAMVPVIKLAENLKSAALNQGTKTLLSDTLTLLGQVQYNISVKRRYSIRPHLKKKYFGLCNISMPITKNLFGDDVSKEIKSCDSMAYIAKDSQYGSYKPWRGRGTNRPFRRGYSGNYRFQPYPVQRGNFSRPFRARAGRVGATSAYPNDK is encoded by the coding sequence ATGAGCTCTGTTGAGAACGATGTTCTCGACTTATCGGATGTGAACGGAGACTCGGAGTTTTCCGGTTTCGAATCTGGTGATATCGTTGATACACCATATGTTGCTTCTATGGTTGAGGTTTCCACCGTGACTACTAAAGAGAAACGTGGAAAAAGTCCCGTTAAGGGAAAAAAGAAAGTTAAGTCCGTTGTCAAAAAGGCCTCAAAACCAGTTAGTCGTAATCAGACACCTACAAACAAGTCAAAAAAGTTGCCATTATCTTCTATTGACATAAATCAGCTCTCAAAGGaagatattgtaaaattaagACAGAAACTGGGTATTCCAGATGTTGACCCCCACTATTATGATACATTTGATGAATATTCTTATCAAGAGGTGGATCGGCCAAATTTACATGTGCAAATAAATTCAGAGGATGTTTCAGACACTGAAACTCCAGGACCTTCTAGGTCTAAGAATATTGAAGAAGAACTGTTTGGCTCAGTTACTTCTGAGGATGAAAATTGGCAGCCTCCTAAATTGAAGGCTTTAGAAACGGATAAACCCATTGCTAAATCTTTAGCAAAATTGATTAATGTGGCATGCACTTCTCAGTGCGATATAGAGGAAATTGCAAAGAAATATAAGATTCCTGAAAATGTTGATATGGCTGGACCACCACTTGTTAATCCTGAAATCTGGAAAATATTAGATAAAAGAGTGCACACACAAGACAGAGGTTTGGCTGAAATTCAGAATATTGTTGCCACAGCCATGGTACCGGTAATCAAATTAGCTGAAAATCTGAAATCGGCTGCATTAAATCAGGGAACAAAAACCCTTTTGTCGGACACACTTACATTGCTTGGTCAAGTACAGTACAATATTTCAGTAAAGAGGCGCTACAGCATTCGTCctcatttgaaaaagaaatactTTGGACTGTGTAATATATCAATGCCTATTACAAAGAATCTGTTTGGCGATGATGTGTCCAAGGAAATTAAATCATGTGACTCGATGGCATATATTGCTAAGGATTCCCAGTATGGGTCCTACAAACCATGGCGGGGACGTGGAACCAACAGACCATTTCGCAGAGGATATTCTGGGAATTATAGATTCCAGCCATATCCTGTACAGAGAGGAAATTTCTCAAGACCTTTCAGGGCCAGAGCAGGCCGGGTAGGAGCTACTTCAGCTTACCCAAACGACAAGTAG